A single Xylanimonas cellulosilytica DSM 15894 DNA region contains:
- a CDS encoding ABC transporter permease — MRALIDIVSDILIDLSARRAKVILTLTAVAFATGALSAAVGVARMAENQIDTNLAATVTDRVTITRTTTQTSGDDTDRPPANDSVDAMRVTFPAGSLKRVESIEGVLAAGLKLPLTDGIEATGPTGATAPTVELAGITSGYLTTIGTTTRTAWALDQPADTIAQIAIISADVATAAGIPTDADTLTGYTITVLDETYQVVDVIHGPAARGAVLIPYDRALAARGGDWQATMRVLTRPGAAHPITRVLREAVNPAAPDTLTLSHTADLSTLRTGVATQLGQLIAAIGGLLVILTGLLIANNMVIAVTARTAEIGLRRALGASRSQIASLFITEATLTGLLGGLAGSALATTTTATVAAINQWDVVFTPWHAALGPAIGLTVAIAGTLHPAIRAAHTAPATAIRTD; from the coding sequence ATGAGGGCACTGATCGACATCGTCTCGGACATCCTCATCGACCTGTCCGCCCGCCGCGCCAAGGTGATCCTGACACTCACTGCGGTCGCGTTCGCCACCGGCGCCCTGAGCGCCGCCGTCGGCGTCGCACGCATGGCCGAGAACCAGATCGACACCAACCTCGCCGCGACCGTCACCGACCGCGTCACCATCACCCGCACCACCACCCAGACCTCCGGCGACGACACCGATCGGCCGCCCGCCAACGACAGCGTCGACGCGATGCGGGTGACCTTCCCGGCCGGGTCGCTCAAGCGGGTCGAGAGCATCGAGGGCGTCCTCGCCGCAGGGCTCAAGCTTCCGCTCACCGACGGCATCGAAGCCACCGGCCCCACCGGCGCCACCGCGCCCACCGTCGAGCTCGCCGGCATCACCAGCGGCTACCTGACCACGATCGGCACCACCACGCGCACCGCCTGGGCACTCGACCAACCCGCCGACACGATCGCCCAGATCGCCATCATCAGTGCCGACGTCGCCACGGCCGCCGGCATCCCCACCGACGCCGACACGCTGACCGGCTACACCATCACCGTGCTGGACGAGACCTACCAGGTCGTCGACGTCATCCACGGGCCCGCCGCCCGCGGCGCAGTCCTGATTCCCTACGACCGCGCACTCGCCGCCCGCGGCGGCGACTGGCAGGCCACCATGCGGGTGCTGACCCGGCCCGGGGCCGCGCACCCCATCACCCGCGTCCTGCGCGAGGCGGTCAACCCCGCGGCCCCCGACACGCTCACCCTCTCGCACACGGCCGACCTGTCGACACTGCGCACCGGTGTCGCCACCCAGCTCGGCCAGCTCATCGCCGCCATCGGTGGACTCCTCGTCATCCTGACCGGCCTGCTCATCGCGAACAACATGGTCATCGCGGTCACCGCCCGCACCGCGGAGATCGGACTGCGCCGAGCACTCGGCGCCTCCCGCTCCCAGATCGCGTCCCTGTTCATCACCGAAGCCACCCTGACCGGCCTCCTCGGCGGCCTCGCCGGCTCCGCCCTGGCCACCACCACGACGGCCACCGTTGCCGCCATCAACCAGTGGGACGTCGTCTTCACCCCCTGGCATGCCGCGCTCGGCCCCGCCATCGGCCTGACCGTCGCCATCGCCGGAACCCTGCACCCGGCCATCCGCGCCGCCCACACCGCGCCCGCCACCGCCATCCGCACCGACTGA
- a CDS encoding SCO6880 family protein encodes MTLMTTPPTSELQPVQFSRLTHRGILLGQSAAQLIVLGLAATAIIGGFAVGGLGLAWATPFAAACCATAWVRIGGRAVVEWAPIGFGWARRSLSGQLVFHRDIARPRPAGTLALPGDAARLRQWVDTVTGAAYVHDPHANTLTAVLAIDHPSFVLLDPAQQQRRTTGWGRVLATACRSGRITTLQVCERTIPDSGKGLAEWWAQHGRADGAWPAAMYADLVAHAGPAGERHATTISLSLDLKAAARTIRAAGGGTRGSAAVLRQEIETLTAALRSAELPPTAPLDPADLALVLRSAYDPAVAAALERHGSLGRDLASAGPVSVAESWGSLQSDSAHHAVLWVSEWPRTQVYPGFLAPLLLGSGVRRAFTMLFTPVRADVAARDLRRKKTEYISDATQRARIGQIEDTAQSAEYTDVLQQEADLTAGHGVLRATGLISISAPDVEELERAVAVVEQAAIQSSCETRRLWGQQAQAFVAAALPLCRTP; translated from the coding sequence ATGACTCTCATGACCACGCCGCCGACGTCCGAGCTGCAGCCCGTCCAGTTCTCGCGACTGACGCACCGCGGCATCCTCCTCGGGCAGTCGGCGGCGCAGCTCATCGTCCTGGGACTCGCTGCGACAGCGATCATCGGCGGCTTCGCCGTCGGCGGCTTGGGCCTCGCCTGGGCGACCCCGTTCGCGGCAGCGTGCTGCGCGACCGCATGGGTGAGGATCGGCGGCCGCGCCGTCGTCGAGTGGGCACCGATCGGGTTCGGCTGGGCGCGCCGGAGCCTCTCGGGCCAGCTCGTGTTCCACCGCGACATCGCCCGCCCACGCCCCGCTGGAACCCTCGCCCTCCCGGGCGACGCCGCCCGACTACGCCAGTGGGTCGACACTGTGACGGGGGCAGCGTACGTCCACGACCCGCACGCGAACACCCTCACCGCCGTCCTCGCCATCGACCACCCGTCCTTCGTGCTCCTCGACCCCGCCCAACAGCAGCGCCGCACCACGGGCTGGGGACGTGTCCTCGCCACGGCCTGCCGGTCGGGCCGGATCACGACCCTCCAAGTGTGCGAGCGCACCATTCCCGACTCCGGCAAGGGCCTCGCCGAGTGGTGGGCTCAGCACGGCCGCGCCGACGGCGCGTGGCCCGCGGCCATGTACGCCGACCTCGTCGCCCACGCCGGTCCCGCCGGCGAACGCCACGCGACCACCATTTCGCTCAGCCTCGACCTCAAGGCCGCCGCACGCACCATCCGCGCCGCGGGCGGCGGCACGCGCGGCTCAGCCGCCGTGCTCCGCCAGGAGATCGAGACCCTCACCGCAGCGCTCCGCTCGGCGGAGCTGCCGCCGACGGCGCCCCTGGACCCGGCCGATCTCGCCCTCGTACTTCGCTCCGCCTACGACCCCGCGGTCGCCGCCGCACTCGAGCGCCACGGGTCGTTGGGTCGCGACCTCGCCTCCGCCGGGCCGGTGTCGGTGGCCGAGTCGTGGGGCTCCCTCCAATCCGACTCCGCTCACCACGCCGTACTCTGGGTCTCTGAGTGGCCCCGCACCCAGGTCTACCCAGGCTTCCTCGCACCCCTCCTGCTTGGCTCCGGCGTCCGGCGCGCGTTCACGATGCTGTTCACGCCCGTGCGCGCCGACGTCGCCGCCCGCGACCTGCGCCGCAAGAAGACCGAGTACATCTCCGACGCCACCCAACGCGCCCGCATCGGGCAGATCGAAGACACCGCCCAGTCCGCCGAGTACACCGACGTCCTCCAGCAAGAAGCCGACCTCACCGCCGGCCACGGCGTCCTCCGTGCGACCGGGCTCATCAGCATCAGCGCGCCCGACGTCGAGGAACTCGAACGGGCCGTCGCAGTCGTCGAACAGGCCGCGATCCAGTCGTCCTGCGAGACCCGTCGACTCTGGGGGCAGCAGGCACAGGCGTTCGTCGCGGCGGCGCTGCCGCTGTGCAGGACACCGTGA
- a CDS encoding DUF6112 family protein, translated as MTPSHSAVVTAGIDITPNASGLPGIAQLRDIVGAVMTVGLILAVLAVIISAIVWAFGSQTSNPHMSGRGKQGVLIGVVAAAVCGASVTLVNFFWDVGQSV; from the coding sequence ATGACCCCGTCCCACTCCGCCGTCGTAACCGCCGGCATCGACATCACCCCGAACGCCTCGGGTCTGCCCGGCATCGCCCAGCTCCGCGACATCGTGGGCGCGGTGATGACGGTCGGCCTGATCCTGGCGGTCCTGGCGGTGATCATCTCGGCGATCGTGTGGGCCTTCGGTTCGCAGACGTCGAACCCGCACATGTCGGGCCGTGGCAAGCAGGGCGTCTTGATCGGCGTCGTCGCTGCGGCAGTGTGCGGCGCGAGCGTGACGCTCGTGAACTTCTTCTGGGACGTCGGGCAGTCGGTCTGA
- a CDS encoding NINE protein, producing MEFLIILVVLAGLGIGIWRMIVTIGSAPTFSSAESPKSRTVAAVLGFFLGVLGVHRFYLGNIGMGIAMLLVGWATFGIWPLLDWIIVLCGSARDGDGRLVTNWAGAAALTVPPASPRPSTTPNPNEAASQRIANLTDIAALRDAGVLTEAEFETQKRSLLG from the coding sequence GTGGAGTTCCTTATCATCCTCGTTGTTTTGGCGGGGCTCGGGATCGGCATCTGGCGCATGATTGTCACGATCGGATCGGCGCCAACTTTTTCGAGTGCGGAGTCGCCAAAGTCGCGGACTGTGGCGGCCGTTCTTGGATTCTTCCTTGGCGTGCTCGGCGTTCACAGGTTCTACCTGGGGAACATCGGTATGGGTATTGCCATGCTTCTCGTTGGGTGGGCGACGTTCGGGATCTGGCCGCTACTCGACTGGATCATCGTGCTGTGTGGAAGCGCCCGGGATGGTGACGGCCGACTGGTCACCAACTGGGCGGGTGCCGCGGCCCTCACCGTTCCTCCTGCCAGCCCCAGGCCTTCGACGACCCCAAACCCCAACGAAGCGGCCTCACAACGGATTGCGAATCTCACGGATATTGCTGCTCTCCGTGACGCTGGAGTCCTGACTGAGGCGGAGTTCGAGACTCAGAAGAGAAGCTTGCTCGGCTGA
- a CDS encoding DUF6112 family protein → MIWTGPVSPDFAALEGTGLYTVVGALLTVALIAAVGVLVTSGILWAIAVHSANWHQAARARFGVLLGLGGAALAGGVMALANWLVAAGNSL, encoded by the coding sequence GTGATCTGGACGGGACCCGTCTCTCCCGACTTCGCCGCCCTCGAGGGCACGGGTCTCTACACCGTCGTCGGTGCGCTCCTGACAGTCGCACTCATCGCAGCCGTCGGCGTGCTCGTCACCTCCGGGATCCTGTGGGCCATCGCAGTCCACTCCGCCAACTGGCACCAGGCGGCTCGAGCCCGTTTCGGTGTCCTCCTGGGACTCGGGGGCGCGGCGCTCGCCGGGGGAGTCATGGCGCTCGCGAACTGGCTGGTCGCTGCTGGCAACAGCCTATAG
- a CDS encoding M23 family metallopeptidase, whose amino-acid sequence MRRLVVFAVLAGVLLGPGACAVAIPLIAATLPGPACGALTVGNVPSSLMARTATGDVVRLAATELEHAATIITVGNAIDGVGRNGIVIALMAALTESRLRMLANTSTYPETAALPHDGDGSDHDSIGLFQMRPLAGWGTPAELMDSTYQARAFFGGPTGPNHGSPRGLLDITGWRSLPKGATAQAVEVSAYPDRYAAFEPVAGAILDALTAPSAAGGALAETTAVVFPLPSGTWTPTSDFGMRVNPVTGIRTLHAGADYAAASGTPILAAADGRVLAAGPRGGLGNHIEIEHTINGTTVVTIYGHIRDGGIHVAVGNTVRAGQQIGEVGSTGRSTGPHLHFEVHPDGTPGAPIDPVPWLAAAGATHAARAVTSEWCSA is encoded by the coding sequence ATGCGTCGTCTCGTGGTTTTCGCGGTGCTGGCCGGGGTGCTCCTCGGACCGGGAGCCTGCGCGGTCGCCATCCCGCTCATCGCCGCAACACTCCCAGGCCCGGCCTGCGGCGCGCTCACGGTGGGGAACGTTCCCTCGTCGCTCATGGCCCGGACGGCCACAGGCGACGTCGTCCGGCTCGCCGCGACGGAACTCGAGCATGCCGCCACGATCATCACGGTCGGGAACGCCATCGACGGCGTCGGCCGCAACGGCATCGTCATCGCGCTCATGGCCGCCCTGACCGAGTCGCGGCTGCGGATGCTCGCCAACACCAGCACCTACCCGGAGACCGCAGCACTCCCACACGACGGCGACGGCTCGGACCACGACTCCATCGGCCTGTTCCAGATGCGACCCCTGGCGGGCTGGGGAACCCCGGCCGAGCTCATGGACTCGACCTACCAGGCGCGAGCGTTCTTCGGCGGGCCGACCGGACCGAACCACGGATCGCCGCGCGGGCTGCTCGACATCACCGGTTGGCGGTCGCTGCCGAAAGGCGCCACCGCCCAGGCGGTCGAGGTGTCGGCCTACCCGGACCGGTACGCCGCGTTCGAACCGGTCGCGGGCGCCATTCTCGACGCGCTGACCGCCCCGTCGGCCGCCGGCGGCGCGCTCGCGGAGACCACCGCCGTCGTCTTCCCTCTGCCGTCCGGAACCTGGACGCCCACCTCCGACTTCGGCATGCGGGTCAACCCCGTCACCGGCATCCGGACACTCCACGCAGGCGCCGACTACGCGGCAGCCTCGGGGACTCCGATCCTCGCCGCCGCGGACGGTCGCGTCCTCGCCGCCGGCCCTCGCGGCGGACTCGGGAACCACATCGAGATCGAACACACCATCAACGGCACCACCGTCGTGACCATCTACGGGCACATCCGCGACGGCGGCATCCACGTCGCGGTCGGCAACACCGTCCGGGCGGGACAACAGATCGGCGAGGTCGGCTCGACTGGGCGATCCACGGGACCCCACCTCCACTTCGAGGTCCACCCGGACGGGACGCCGGGCGCTCCGATCGACCCGGTCCCCTGGCTCGCAGCCGCGGGGGCGACCCACGCGGCCCGGGCCGTGACTTCTGAGTGGTGCTCCGCGTGA
- a CDS encoding ParB N-terminal domain-containing protein, with product MTDTTTYATAVRQVDSIQVGSRHRRDLGDIDALAASIHRLGLLQPLTVAPDGVLICGWRRLEAIRKLGWKRVDVWVRSGVTDRLHLLLAERDENGQRKDLSPVEASELYEELLTLEREEAERRQSATRFGSRMPGSSGGALGAPPDDPASAGFGKSRRRAAETVTGRASYNNLEKIAELRHLADDEKLTEGLRQMIRAELRDIDDGMRNARTAYDHVKDQIERLRNSPEPPAAARPRRLQAVPPLPDPPALPDVPTPEPADPAPPAPTTRSTPSFVITWTELAGWTEHYDIDRLAAELSDDAVDAFQRVREETDRFADALIARRRASRPTRSA from the coding sequence ATGACTGACACCACCACCTACGCGACCGCCGTCCGGCAGGTCGACTCGATCCAGGTCGGATCCCGCCACCGCCGCGACCTCGGCGACATCGACGCGCTCGCCGCGTCGATCCACCGGCTCGGGCTGCTGCAGCCCCTCACCGTCGCACCCGACGGCGTCCTGATCTGCGGGTGGCGGCGCCTCGAAGCCATCCGGAAGCTCGGCTGGAAGCGTGTCGACGTCTGGGTCCGCTCCGGCGTGACCGACCGCCTCCACCTGTTGCTCGCCGAGCGGGACGAGAACGGTCAGCGCAAGGACCTCAGTCCGGTCGAGGCGTCGGAACTGTACGAGGAGCTGCTCACGCTCGAAAGGGAAGAGGCCGAACGCCGTCAGTCCGCCACCCGCTTCGGGTCCCGTATGCCCGGTTCCTCCGGTGGTGCCCTGGGGGCACCACCGGACGACCCCGCCTCCGCGGGGTTCGGCAAGTCCCGACGCCGCGCCGCCGAGACCGTGACCGGACGCGCCTCCTACAACAACCTGGAGAAGATCGCCGAGCTCCGTCACCTTGCCGACGACGAGAAGCTGACCGAGGGCCTGCGGCAGATGATCCGCGCCGAGCTCCGTGACATCGACGACGGCATGAGGAACGCCCGCACCGCCTACGACCACGTGAAGGACCAGATCGAGCGGCTACGGAACTCACCCGAGCCGCCCGCCGCCGCCCGGCCCCGACGTCTCCAGGCCGTCCCCCCACTGCCCGACCCGCCAGCCCTCCCGGACGTGCCAACGCCCGAGCCCGCGGATCCCGCTCCGCCTGCGCCCACCACACGGTCGACGCCGTCGTTCGTCATCACCTGGACCGAGCTCGCCGGCTGGACGGAGCACTACGACATCGACCGCCTCGCCGCGGAACTCAGCGACGACGCCGTCGATGCCTTCCAGCGAGTGCGCGAGGAGACCGACCGGTTCGCCGACGCTCTGATCGCGCGACGTCGGGCTTCGCGTCCCACCAGGAGCGCCTGA
- a CDS encoding bifunctional DNA primase/polymerase, whose protein sequence is MEHVQRSLPAEVVRVFGPDGPQSTAEAALALAAAGLPVFPCVVGGKRPLTEHGFLDATTDPERVASWWRTTPRANIGMPTGEMSGLDVVDVDVHDGRTGFPAIQAARRAGLVDGFAWMVRTPSGGLHAYYPHLAGTEQRSWSSPTAHVDFRGDGGYVVVPPSAVQRDGGSVAYALSAVAQDRPRPIDAEALHVFVDPGYGAVRRAPAVGIPAPPRRTDPTAIANWLRTVPEGGRNYALFWAARQMRDAQFDHASTLGALGPAAQAAGLAPSEIVATIRSTFRRPPALSTRSGPTRRTEPPQAVTP, encoded by the coding sequence ATGGAACACGTCCAGCGCAGTCTTCCCGCCGAGGTCGTCCGCGTCTTCGGACCTGACGGGCCGCAGTCGACCGCCGAGGCGGCGCTCGCCCTCGCGGCGGCGGGCTTGCCTGTCTTCCCGTGCGTCGTCGGTGGCAAGCGCCCTTTGACCGAGCACGGCTTCCTCGACGCGACGACCGACCCCGAACGCGTGGCCTCATGGTGGCGAACCACCCCGCGGGCCAACATCGGGATGCCCACCGGGGAGATGTCCGGGCTTGACGTCGTCGACGTCGACGTCCACGACGGTCGCACCGGTTTCCCCGCCATCCAGGCGGCGCGACGGGCCGGACTCGTCGACGGGTTCGCCTGGATGGTGCGGACGCCGTCGGGCGGGCTGCACGCCTACTACCCGCACCTGGCGGGCACCGAGCAGCGCTCGTGGTCGAGCCCGACCGCGCACGTGGACTTCCGTGGTGACGGCGGGTATGTCGTCGTGCCGCCGTCGGCCGTGCAACGTGACGGCGGCTCGGTCGCCTACGCGCTGAGCGCCGTCGCCCAGGACCGGCCGCGGCCAATCGACGCCGAGGCCCTGCACGTCTTCGTCGACCCCGGGTACGGGGCCGTCCGCCGCGCGCCCGCCGTCGGCATCCCCGCCCCGCCGCGGCGCACCGACCCCACCGCCATCGCGAACTGGCTGCGGACCGTCCCCGAGGGTGGCCGCAACTACGCCCTGTTCTGGGCGGCCCGGCAGATGCGGGACGCGCAGTTCGACCACGCGTCCACGCTCGGCGCACTCGGCCCGGCTGCACAGGCAGCGGGCCTCGCCCCGTCGGAGATCGTCGCGACCATCCGGTCCACCTTTCGCCGACCGCCGGCCCTGTCCACCCGAAGCGGCCCGACCCGCCGCACCGAGCCACCCCAGGCGGTGACCCCGTGA
- a CDS encoding NUDIX domain-containing protein, which produces MRDRIAAAVLLDGDRVLLCLRSRTRLWYPGVWDLPGGHVEDGETPATALTRELREELGITARAVRPAAHVETDDYEMDVFVVHEWDGPIGNRAPDEHDALTFVTLAEAARLELADAHLLPLLTRLMVTDGRITRPTAPELIGTTPNAPWLPPGGRADAVYSPGGEAPAPTGLVRLLIQRGDHVFCMARDDTGKLDLPTRAVPDLDDGRNTAELLTRDILGGPAAVTLVGFIRNIVDTPDADYPWPTPNAHFSVWAAHGEPRIQGQWLSISDRGSPLRDRHWWPIAAHANTA; this is translated from the coding sequence GTGAGAGATCGGATCGCAGCGGCCGTCCTGCTTGACGGCGACCGGGTACTGCTCTGCCTGCGCTCACGCACCCGGCTCTGGTACCCGGGCGTGTGGGATCTTCCAGGAGGCCACGTCGAGGACGGCGAGACCCCGGCAACCGCCCTGACGCGTGAGCTTCGCGAGGAACTCGGCATCACCGCCCGCGCGGTGCGGCCCGCCGCGCACGTGGAGACCGACGACTACGAGATGGACGTGTTCGTCGTCCACGAGTGGGACGGTCCCATCGGCAACCGAGCGCCGGACGAGCACGACGCGTTGACCTTCGTGACGCTGGCCGAGGCGGCACGGCTCGAGCTCGCAGACGCGCACCTCCTGCCGCTGCTCACCCGCCTGATGGTGACGGATGGCAGGATCACTCGGCCCACCGCGCCCGAGCTGATCGGCACGACCCCGAACGCGCCTTGGCTTCCACCTGGGGGCCGAGCAGACGCCGTCTACTCCCCGGGCGGCGAGGCTCCCGCACCCACCGGACTCGTCCGACTACTCATCCAGCGCGGCGACCACGTCTTCTGCATGGCACGCGACGACACCGGGAAACTCGACCTGCCGACCCGCGCCGTCCCCGACCTCGACGACGGACGCAACACCGCAGAACTCCTGACACGCGACATCCTCGGCGGACCCGCCGCCGTGACGCTCGTCGGGTTCATCCGCAACATCGTCGACACCCCGGACGCGGACTACCCCTGGCCGACGCCGAACGCCCACTTCAGCGTCTGGGCTGCACACGGCGAGCCAAGGATCCAAGGCCAGTGGCTCTCAATCTCGGACCGAGGAAGCCCGCTTCGCGACCGACACTGGTGGCCAATCGCCGCCCACGCGAACACCGCCTGA
- a CDS encoding ornithine carbamoyltransferase has translation MRLDAWAAEDVAAVFALADAFRAGAGPRADGCAAMFFPSSSLGTRVTFERGAQLMGLQPVLFPPETLDKPEAAEDVVGYLSNWADLMVVRHRDIAVLDRLAATDGLPVVNAMTDVNHPCEVLSDVYTLAQSRDITSAKFVFVGADGNIARAWHEIARVLGLDLTQCGPAELTTPGARVVEDPQVALRDADVVLTDGVGRHAEALAPYQVTAELMALARPGAVLNPCPPFTRGREVSADAVAPGGPFVGYGFKVSLLPVQQAVMAYCLGLG, from the coding sequence GTGCGACTCGACGCGTGGGCCGCAGAGGATGTCGCTGCCGTCTTCGCGCTCGCCGATGCCTTCCGTGCGGGTGCGGGGCCGCGGGCTGACGGGTGCGCGGCGATGTTCTTCCCGTCGTCGAGCCTGGGCACCCGGGTGACGTTCGAACGTGGTGCGCAGCTCATGGGGCTCCAGCCGGTGCTGTTCCCGCCCGAGACCTTGGACAAGCCGGAAGCGGCTGAGGACGTCGTCGGGTACCTATCCAACTGGGCCGACCTCATGGTTGTGCGCCACCGCGACATCGCGGTCCTCGACCGGCTCGCCGCCACCGACGGCCTGCCGGTGGTCAACGCGATGACCGACGTGAACCACCCGTGCGAGGTCCTCTCAGACGTCTACACCCTCGCCCAGTCACGAGATATCACGTCGGCGAAGTTTGTGTTCGTGGGCGCAGACGGCAACATCGCGCGCGCCTGGCACGAGATCGCCCGCGTGCTCGGCCTCGACCTGACCCAGTGCGGCCCCGCCGAGCTCACGACGCCCGGCGCGAGGGTGGTGGAGGACCCGCAGGTGGCGCTGCGCGACGCTGACGTCGTCCTGACCGACGGCGTCGGGCGCCACGCCGAAGCCCTCGCCCCGTACCAGGTCACTGCCGAGCTGATGGCGCTGGCCCGGCCGGGAGCAGTCCTCAACCCATGCCCGCCGTTCACCCGTGGCCGTGAAGTCTCCGCCGACGCCGTCGCGCCGGGCGGGCCGTTCGTCGGGTACGGGTTCAAGGTGTCCCTGCTGCCGGTCCAGCAGGCCGTCATGGCCTACTGCCTCGGGTTGGGCTGA
- a CDS encoding LysM peptidoglycan-binding domain-containing protein encodes MTTRLRGLAAALTLIALTVGVPVLLVAIGSGPVDVVSAPVWRQLLAPDDGTLVPTVIGAAAWVAWAVLAVLVAIEVVGAVRGVEAPHIRGLRAPQGAVRNLVAAAGLLFAGGTPMATHAVAAPVPVVTTTGELPSLLSAPLTGVVPPTAPVVPPATTVAKRVATGEGTSSPSGVPPAGALPAPAPRPAAPGTTAYTVMRGDSLWQIAKDHLGDPLRFPEIVALNGATLGDDPDFLLPGTVLALPTTDVPPPARTVTSAGTYVVEPGDTLSQIAADELGAAERYPEIFEASRNTIQPDGNTLTDPDLIHPGDILTIPGGGTSDPAGGTSAEGAADVRTPDGETTTPEAPPAPAAATPGSDVAPPGQHAADRGDDAGAHTRRKCRSTPPRLARRSRRGRRRRATPARLDAHRPHGLGRAAVRCAVRRGSRPAPHPGALARTGADARADPAVAARCRAHCHGRR; translated from the coding sequence ATGACCACCCGACTGCGCGGCCTCGCCGCGGCGCTCACCCTGATCGCCCTCACCGTCGGCGTCCCCGTCCTGCTCGTCGCGATCGGGTCAGGCCCGGTCGACGTCGTGAGCGCACCCGTGTGGCGCCAGCTCCTCGCACCGGACGACGGCACCCTCGTGCCCACCGTGATCGGTGCCGCGGCCTGGGTCGCGTGGGCCGTGCTCGCGGTCCTCGTCGCCATCGAGGTCGTGGGCGCCGTTCGCGGCGTCGAGGCCCCACACATCCGGGGCCTGCGCGCCCCGCAGGGTGCCGTGCGCAACCTCGTCGCGGCGGCCGGGCTGCTGTTCGCGGGCGGCACGCCGATGGCGACGCACGCCGTAGCCGCACCGGTGCCCGTCGTGACGACGACCGGCGAGCTGCCGTCGCTGCTGTCCGCACCGCTCACCGGCGTCGTACCCCCTACCGCGCCCGTCGTACCCCCAGCCACGACGGTGGCGAAGCGCGTCGCGACCGGTGAGGGGACCTCGTCCCCCTCCGGCGTACCCCCGGCGGGCGCGCTCCCCGCCCCGGCACCAAGGCCCGCAGCACCGGGGACGACGGCGTACACGGTCATGCGCGGTGACAGCCTGTGGCAGATCGCCAAGGACCACCTCGGCGACCCGCTCCGGTTCCCGGAGATCGTCGCGCTCAACGGCGCCACACTCGGTGACGACCCGGACTTCCTGCTCCCCGGCACCGTTCTCGCGCTGCCCACCACCGACGTACCCCCTCCCGCGCGGACGGTGACGTCCGCGGGTACGTACGTCGTCGAGCCCGGCGACACGCTCTCGCAGATCGCCGCCGACGAGCTCGGGGCGGCGGAGCGGTACCCGGAGATCTTCGAAGCCTCGCGGAACACCATCCAGCCGGACGGGAACACCCTCACCGACCCCGACCTCATCCATCCCGGGGACATCCTCACCATCCCCGGCGGGGGTACGTCGGATCCCGCAGGGGGTACGTCGGCGGAAGGCGCCGCGGACGTTCGTACCCCCGACGGCGAGACGACGACGCCGGAGGCGCCGCCTGCCCCTGCGGCCGCAACGCCAGGGTCCGACGTCGCCCCCCCCGGCCAGCACGCCGCAGACCGAGGCGACGACGCCGGCGCCCACACCCGCCGCAAGTGCCGCTCCACGCCACCTCGACTCGCCCGTCGAAGCAGACGCGGACGCCGACGACGAGCAACGCCGGCCCGCCTGGATGCTCACCGGCCTCACGGGCTCGGGCGCGCTGCTGTCCGCTGCGCTGTTCGTCGCGGTTCGCGCCCGGCGCCGCACCCAGGCGCGCTTGCGCGAACCGGGGCAGATGCTCGCGCCGACCCCGCCGTCGCTGCGCGATGTCGAGCGCACTGTCACGGTCGTCGGTGA
- a CDS encoding pilus assembly protein TadG-related protein codes for MIPRRRVPDDDPERGSISGFACLAALVLMMCLALAVDLGGQVAAEQNARAVAAEAARVGGQQISAATVRGDDVTLAVGEARAAALTHLRDAGVAGDVQVTGGDTVTVTVNDTYPTTFLGVLGFDTLPVNGTVAARAIRTIGDQAR; via the coding sequence ATGATCCCGCGCCGTCGGGTGCCGGACGACGATCCCGAGCGGGGGTCGATCTCGGGGTTCGCCTGCCTGGCCGCCCTCGTCCTCATGATGTGCCTCGCCCTCGCCGTCGACCTCGGCGGACAGGTCGCCGCCGAGCAGAACGCCCGCGCGGTCGCCGCCGAGGCCGCCCGCGTCGGCGGCCAGCAGATCTCGGCCGCCACCGTCCGCGGCGACGACGTGACCCTCGCCGTCGGCGAAGCCCGCGCCGCGGCGCTCACCCACCTGCGCGACGCGGGCGTCGCCGGCGACGTCCAGGTCACCGGCGGCGACACCGTGACCGTCACGGTCAACGACACGTACCCGACGACGTTCCTCGGCGTCCTCGGCTTCGACACGCTCCCCGTCAACGGCACGGTCGCGGCCCGCGCGATCCGCACGATCGGAGACCAGGCCCGATGA